One genomic segment of Marinitoga sp. 38H-ov includes these proteins:
- a CDS encoding UvrD-helicase domain-containing protein, protein MSVKKCINCNELVENNEKICPNCDGFFLKKKCPKCDEIMKDNIKKCWYCGYDFSLKNKKNIKSNVYDKYLDELKNTKFIETINKNNNKYIRLTDEQIDIIKNAKENNLIINAFAGSGKSTTLLSIAYALKSKTFLFLAFNNSVKKDIENKIRRSNLKNIKVMTTHGLAYKFVKKDLKFNKIGKELNTSEISKILEIDIFIADLVRIAFNDFCNGSYRYISDETIEEIIKNNIKLKFIDENKEYLKDKLNIIWNMYMDNKLDVSHNVYLKYFQLNIERYRINFDYILLDEAQDTNDVVLDIFNKLNGKKIIVGDPHQQIYSFRGSINAMYKIRNEMEAKVLYLTETFRFPKYIAEKANYILRNFKGEEKEIISSKSENDNEFNTICYITRTNSTLIKLIDEFKNYEITLVRAPTEIFKLPLSIYYYIKYLNTGKHKDKIKEKWILNFKDLEELKDYAEDFEDYELISAINIAEEYDNKLFDLLKIAEEKYNINNGKIYLTTAHTSKGLEWDKVIITHDFPNIIDLIKKEKYKSIKEFTKSFKKHIDKIINGLNDKFKHQNIIDEINLFYVALTRAKKKVLFYSNENIFDFDINKLLE, encoded by the coding sequence TTGTCTGTTAAAAAATGTATAAATTGTAATGAATTAGTTGAAAATAATGAAAAAATATGTCCTAATTGTGATGGATTTTTTTTAAAAAAGAAATGTCCAAAATGTGATGAAATAATGAAAGATAATATAAAAAAATGCTGGTATTGTGGTTACGATTTCTCTCTTAAAAATAAAAAAAATATAAAATCAAATGTATATGATAAATATTTAGACGAATTAAAAAATACAAAATTTATAGAAACCATTAATAAAAACAATAATAAATATATTAGATTAACTGATGAACAAATAGATATAATAAAAAATGCAAAAGAAAATAATTTAATAATAAATGCTTTTGCTGGTTCTGGAAAATCTACTACGCTTTTAAGTATTGCTTATGCATTAAAGAGTAAAACATTTTTATTTTTGGCTTTTAATAATTCAGTAAAAAAAGACATTGAAAATAAAATAAGAAGATCTAATTTAAAAAATATAAAAGTAATGACTACACATGGATTGGCATATAAATTTGTTAAAAAAGATCTGAAGTTTAATAAAATTGGAAAAGAATTAAATACTTCAGAAATTTCTAAAATTTTAGAAATAGATATATTCATTGCAGATTTAGTTAGAATAGCTTTTAATGATTTTTGTAATGGAAGTTATAGATATATTTCGGATGAAACAATTGAAGAAATAATAAAAAATAACATTAAACTAAAATTTATTGATGAAAATAAGGAATATTTAAAAGATAAATTAAATATTATTTGGAATATGTACATGGATAATAAATTGGACGTTTCACATAATGTTTATTTAAAATATTTTCAATTGAATATAGAGAGGTATAGAATTAATTTTGATTATATACTTTTAGATGAAGCTCAAGATACTAATGATGTAGTTTTAGATATTTTTAATAAATTGAATGGAAAAAAAATTATTGTTGGTGATCCTCATCAACAAATATATTCATTTAGAGGGTCGATAAATGCTATGTACAAAATTAGAAATGAAATGGAAGCGAAAGTGTTATACTTAACTGAAACATTTAGATTTCCTAAATATATAGCAGAAAAAGCAAATTATATTTTAAGAAATTTTAAGGGAGAAGAAAAAGAAATTATTTCATCTAAAAGTGAAAATGATAATGAATTTAATACTATTTGTTATATAACAAGAACAAATTCTACCTTAATAAAATTAATAGATGAATTTAAAAATTATGAAATTACATTGGTAAGAGCACCAACTGAAATATTCAAATTACCTTTAAGTATATATTATTATATAAAATATTTAAATACAGGAAAGCATAAGGATAAAATAAAAGAAAAATGGATTTTGAATTTTAAAGATTTAGAAGAATTAAAAGATTATGCAGAAGATTTTGAAGATTATGAATTAATATCAGCTATTAATATAGCAGAAGAATATGATAATAAATTATTTGATTTATTAAAAATTGCAGAAGAAAAATATAACATTAATAATGGGAAAATTTATTTAACTACAGCACATACAAGTAAAGGTTTAGAATGGGATAAAGTGATTATTACTCATGATTTTCCAAATATTATTGATTTAATAAAAAAGGAAAAATATAAAAGTATAAAGGAATTTACAAAATCTTTTAAGAAACATATTGATAAAATAATAAATGGTTTAAACGATAAATTTAAACATCAAAATATAATTGATGAAATAAATTTATTTTATGTTGCTTTAACAAGAGCAAAGAAAAAAGTATTATTTTATTCAAATGAAAATATATTTGATTTTGATATTAACAAATTGCTTGAGTAA
- a CDS encoding L-serine ammonia-lyase, iron-sulfur-dependent, subunit alpha → MLKDILFDQVKPAYGCTEPIAVALAVATAKKYLKGELNSINIILDKNTYKNGLEVNIPGTSFVGLEVAAALSYVCGDSKYGLEVLKDINQECIDASHKYLGKINLKVDKEFLGLKVDCTLKGENYVNVIIEGKHDNIVHIEENGNKIFDVHFEAGGALLNEIKKYNIDDIIEYLDKYDKDVDELLEKTIVLNTKIAEKGLKTDGNFGHVLDFEPVNIVQAAVDARMSGELMPVMTVAGSGNQGLSSTLPIIKIGRKYDDELVKKSILLSVLITIYIKSYTGLLTPICGAGTISSSGVAAGITYLKGGNSEQIKHAINNVLSTLFGLTCDGAKKSCALKSGTGTFVALQSSELALKNINVPCGNGIAAKDVEETIKRVGKLTQSIKKFDEDVLDYIGKC, encoded by the coding sequence ATGTTAAAAGATATTTTATTTGATCAAGTAAAACCTGCATATGGTTGTACAGAACCCATAGCAGTTGCATTGGCTGTTGCAACAGCAAAAAAATATTTAAAAGGTGAATTAAATAGTATAAATATTATACTTGATAAAAACACATATAAAAATGGATTAGAGGTAAATATTCCAGGGACTTCGTTTGTAGGTCTCGAAGTTGCTGCAGCGCTTTCCTATGTTTGTGGGGATTCAAAATATGGACTTGAAGTTTTAAAAGATATAAATCAGGAGTGTATAGATGCCTCTCATAAATATTTAGGAAAAATAAATTTAAAAGTAGATAAAGAATTTTTAGGTTTAAAAGTAGATTGTACATTAAAAGGAGAAAATTATGTAAATGTAATAATAGAGGGAAAACATGATAATATAGTACATATTGAAGAAAATGGAAATAAAATATTTGATGTTCATTTTGAAGCTGGTGGAGCATTACTAAATGAAATAAAAAAATATAATATAGATGATATAATAGAATATTTAGATAAATATGATAAGGATGTAGATGAATTATTAGAAAAAACAATAGTATTAAATACAAAAATTGCAGAAAAAGGATTAAAAACAGATGGGAATTTTGGTCATGTTTTAGATTTTGAGCCTGTTAATATTGTTCAGGCTGCTGTTGACGCAAGGATGAGTGGTGAATTAATGCCTGTTATGACTGTTGCTGGGAGTGGTAATCAAGGTTTATCTTCTACACTGCCAATAATAAAAATTGGACGAAAATATGATGATGAATTAGTGAAAAAATCTATATTATTAAGTGTTTTAATAACTATATATATAAAATCATATACGGGATTATTAACTCCAATTTGTGGTGCTGGTACTATTTCATCTTCTGGTGTTGCCGCTGGAATTACATATTTAAAAGGTGGAAATTCAGAACAAATAAAACATGCAATTAATAATGTACTATCTACTCTTTTTGGTTTAACTTGTGATGGTGCAAAAAAAAGTTGTGCATTAAAATCTGGAACAGGAACATTTGTAGCATTACAAAGTTCAGAATTGGCTTTAAAGAATATAAATGTTCCATGTGGAAACGGTATTGCAGCGAAAGATGTAGAAGAAACTATTAAAAGAGTTGGTAAATTAACACAATCTATAAAAAAATTTGATGAAGACGTTTTAGACTATATAGGAAAATGTTGA
- a CDS encoding DMT family transporter, with protein MHYLFAILSAFSSSVTSILGKYSFNIGASPSQILFLRFLFSFIISGIIFIFLGYKFDFKKFLLYSVLGILNYGIAAYAFFVGLQYLNPAYATVLYFTNPIFVSFFQHRLTKRKINIVNIIAVALSFVGVIIANMGERAFGNNESIIFGTLIVLFSSFVNAIFIVSVSEYIKQNESKPFESVFYTFTGVFIYYFIFVIRTNEIYTLNGRYLLSGFVLAILATFVPLTLNFFALKKLQSHTLSLIMPLELLFASILSGIFMNESFNVLKVLGLIMVGMAPIIDITGVES; from the coding sequence TTGCATTATTTATTTGCTATATTATCAGCATTTTCTTCATCTGTTACATCTATTTTAGGCAAATATTCTTTTAATATAGGAGCATCACCATCGCAAATATTATTTTTGAGATTTTTATTTTCGTTTATTATTTCGGGAATTATTTTTATTTTTTTAGGATATAAATTTGATTTCAAAAAATTTTTGTTATATTCTGTTTTAGGTATTTTAAATTACGGGATAGCAGCATATGCTTTTTTTGTTGGATTGCAATATTTAAATCCAGCATATGCAACGGTACTTTATTTTACAAATCCAATATTTGTCTCTTTTTTTCAACATAGATTAACAAAAAGAAAAATAAATATAGTAAATATAATAGCAGTAGCATTATCTTTTGTTGGAGTAATAATAGCAAATATGGGAGAACGGGCTTTTGGAAATAATGAAAGTATAATCTTTGGTACATTAATAGTTTTGTTTAGTTCTTTTGTAAATGCGATATTTATAGTTTCTGTCAGTGAATATATAAAACAAAATGAATCGAAACCTTTTGAAAGCGTTTTTTATACATTTACTGGTGTCTTTATTTATTATTTTATTTTTGTCATAAGAACAAATGAAATATATACTTTAAATGGAAGATATTTATTATCAGGTTTTGTTTTAGCAATATTAGCAACATTTGTTCCGTTAACACTAAATTTTTTTGCTTTAAAGAAATTACAGTCACATACCTTATCTTTAATAATGCCATTGGAACTTTTGTTTGCGTCGATTTTATCAGGAATATTTATGAATGAGTCCTTTAATGTTTTAAAGGTTTTAGGTTTAATAATGGTTGGTATGGCACCAATAATAGATATAACTGGTGTAGAATCATAA
- a CDS encoding NAD(P)/FAD-dependent oxidoreductase: MYDIIIIGAGVVGSTIARELSKYSLKILMLEKTDDVSNGASKANSGIVHGGYAAKYGTLKGKLCFEGNRMYDKLNKELNFGFKRTGALVIGFDENDEKTLIELYKNGLNNGVNENEMKILYGDEILKIEPNINKDVKVALLAKDVGITSPYEMTIALAENAVNNGVEIKLENEVIKIEEKNDYYIVITNQNSYETKYIINAAGVFSDKISEMVGIKNFHIIPRKGQYIIFHKGYGEIINKVIFQVPTEKGKGILVTPTYHGNLMIGPDAQESSKYDLNTDIETLKYIIRTAKLSVPNIDLKKVLTSFSGIRPTPSTGDFIIEESKERFINVAGIESPGLTSSPAIAKMVLNILKKSGLKLIEKNDFNPYRKPIIIKKDLTYKEVNNMLELNSDEQIICRCEMVSKKEIIDALKRGIPIKSIDAIKRRTRATMGFCQGEFCIPRIKKVISETLNINEDEIPLRGKKSGILPKKVNLNYFKQLDIK; this comes from the coding sequence ATGTATGATATTATTATAATAGGTGCAGGTGTTGTTGGTAGTACAATTGCACGTGAATTATCAAAATATAGTTTAAAAATTTTAATGTTAGAAAAAACTGATGATGTAAGTAATGGCGCATCTAAAGCAAATAGTGGTATTGTTCATGGAGGATATGCTGCTAAATATGGTACGTTAAAAGGTAAATTGTGTTTTGAAGGAAATAGAATGTATGATAAATTAAATAAAGAACTCAATTTTGGGTTCAAAAGAACAGGGGCTTTAGTAATAGGATTTGATGAAAATGATGAAAAGACATTAATTGAATTATATAAAAATGGTTTAAATAATGGAGTAAACGAAAATGAAATGAAAATATTATATGGTGATGAAATATTAAAAATTGAACCAAATATAAATAAAGATGTAAAAGTAGCTTTATTAGCAAAAGATGTGGGAATAACTTCTCCGTATGAAATGACGATAGCTTTAGCGGAGAATGCAGTGAATAATGGAGTAGAAATAAAATTAGAAAATGAAGTAATAAAAATTGAAGAGAAAAATGATTATTATATAGTTATAACTAATCAAAATTCGTATGAAACTAAGTATATAATAAATGCGGCTGGAGTATTTAGCGATAAGATATCGGAAATGGTTGGGATAAAAAATTTTCATATAATTCCAAGAAAAGGACAATATATTATTTTTCATAAGGGATACGGAGAAATAATAAACAAAGTAATTTTTCAAGTTCCTACAGAAAAAGGAAAAGGTATTTTAGTAACTCCTACATATCATGGGAATTTAATGATTGGACCTGATGCACAAGAAAGTTCTAAATATGATTTAAATACAGATATAGAAACATTAAAATATATTATTAGAACTGCAAAACTATCTGTTCCTAATATAGACTTAAAAAAGGTATTAACTTCATTTTCTGGTATTAGACCCACGCCTTCAACAGGAGATTTTATAATAGAAGAATCTAAAGAAAGATTTATCAATGTTGCAGGAATTGAATCTCCAGGGTTGACATCTTCACCAGCAATTGCTAAAATGGTTTTGAATATATTAAAAAAATCAGGATTAAAGTTAATTGAAAAAAATGATTTTAATCCATATAGAAAACCTATAATTATAAAAAAAGATCTGACATATAAAGAAGTAAATAATATGTTAGAATTAAATTCTGATGAACAAATTATTTGTAGATGTGAAATGGTTAGCAAAAAAGAGATAATAGATGCACTAAAAAGGGGAATTCCAATAAAATCTATAGATGCTATAAAAAGAAGAACAAGAGCTACAATGGGCTTTTGCCAAGGAGAGTTCTGTATCCCCAGAATTAAAAAAGTAATTTCTGAAACATTGAATATTAATGAAGATGAAATTCCTTTGAGAGGTAAAAAATCAGGAATATTACCAAAAAAAGTGAATTTAAATTATTTTAAGCAATTAGATATAAAATGA
- a CDS encoding 2Fe-2S iron-sulfur cluster binding domain-containing protein → MSPIITAPLVVSIISGVLAAIIAVVDGIVNNYGEVKVKINGEKELTVNGGASLLTTLSETGIFVPSACGGRGSCGACKVKVLSDVGPHLPTETPLLTPEEMKENVRLSCQVKVKKDIDIWLPEELFNVKKYKTRIEKITDVTHDIKEVRFKLLDPNEVNFKAGQYMQIVVPPYEKIKEPTQRAYSISSIPSQKDSFELLIRLVPGGIATTYVHNYLKEGDEMEVIGPFGDFYLRDTDADVIGVAGGSGMAPLKSIILDMFEKGMTNRNVWYFFGARSLRDVYYIDLFKELEKKWPNLHFVVALSEPLPEDNWDGEVGLITDVLDKYFKEKMDPNTPKEGYLCGSPGMINACVNVMKNNGIPEDKIYYDKFA, encoded by the coding sequence ATGAGTCCTATAATTACTGCACCATTAGTTGTTTCTATTATTAGTGGTGTTTTAGCTGCAATTATTGCAGTTGTTGATGGAATTGTAAATAATTATGGAGAAGTTAAAGTTAAAATAAATGGAGAAAAAGAATTAACGGTAAATGGAGGAGCATCACTTTTAACTACATTATCAGAAACAGGAATTTTTGTTCCTTCTGCTTGTGGTGGAAGAGGTAGTTGTGGTGCTTGTAAAGTAAAAGTATTATCTGATGTAGGTCCTCATTTACCTACAGAAACACCGTTATTAACTCCAGAAGAAATGAAGGAAAATGTTAGATTGTCATGTCAAGTGAAAGTTAAAAAGGACATTGATATATGGTTACCTGAAGAATTATTTAATGTAAAAAAATATAAAACAAGAATAGAAAAGATCACTGATGTCACACATGACATTAAAGAAGTTCGTTTTAAATTATTAGATCCAAATGAAGTTAATTTTAAAGCGGGCCAATATATGCAAATAGTTGTTCCGCCATATGAAAAAATTAAAGAGCCTACCCAAAGAGCATATTCAATATCTTCTATTCCATCTCAAAAAGATTCATTTGAACTATTGATAAGGTTAGTTCCTGGAGGGATTGCAACAACATATGTTCATAATTATTTAAAAGAAGGAGATGAAATGGAAGTTATTGGACCTTTTGGCGATTTTTATTTAAGAGATACAGATGCAGATGTTATTGGTGTTGCGGGTGGATCTGGTATGGCTCCTTTAAAATCAATAATTTTAGATATGTTTGAAAAAGGAATGACAAATAGAAATGTTTGGTATTTCTTTGGAGCTAGATCATTAAGAGATGTGTATTATATAGATTTATTTAAAGAATTAGAAAAGAAATGGCCAAACCTACATTTTGTTGTTGCTTTATCAGAACCTTTACCTGAAGATAACTGGGATGGTGAAGTTGGATTAATTACAGATGTATTAGATAAATACTTTAAGGAAAAAATGGATCCAAATACTCCCAAAGAAGGTTATTTATGTGGAAGCCCTGGAATGATAAATGCATGTGTTAATGTTATGAAAAACAATGGAATACCTGAAGATAAGATTTATTATGATAAATTTGCTTAA
- a CDS encoding Rnf-Nqr domain containing protein, producing MAPDISPFVLFFASIFTSNILLANFLGMCSFISVSKDITSSNGLGMAVTMVMTITTALNWIVYHKIIIPFEIEYLRYIIFIIVIAAVVQILEMLIDRLSPNLYMSLGIFLPLITVNCAILGVTLFMQLRYYTFIQSIFYGLGSGLGWWLAIMALAAIRKRVDNSPNVPAALKGPGLTLIIIGIMAMAFIGFSGMLNVQ from the coding sequence ATGGCTCCAGATATAAGTCCATTCGTATTATTTTTTGCATCAATATTTACTAGTAATATATTATTAGCAAATTTCTTAGGAATGTGTTCATTTATATCAGTTTCAAAGGATATAACATCTTCAAATGGTTTAGGTATGGCTGTTACAATGGTTATGACAATTACTACAGCCTTAAACTGGATTGTATACCATAAGATAATAATTCCATTTGAAATTGAATATTTAAGATATATTATATTTATTATAGTAATAGCTGCAGTAGTACAAATTTTAGAGATGTTAATTGATAGATTATCTCCAAATTTATATATGAGTTTAGGCATATTCTTACCTTTAATTACAGTTAATTGTGCTATATTAGGGGTAACATTATTTATGCAATTAAGATATTATACATTTATTCAATCAATTTTCTATGGTTTAGGTTCTGGATTAGGATGGTGGCTTGCAATTATGGCATTAGCAGCTATAAGAAAGAGAGTGGATAATAGTCCTAATGTTCCTGCAGCACTAAAAGGACCAGGTTTAACATTAATTATTATTGGTATTATGGCTATGGCATTTATAGGTTTTTCTGGAATGCTTAATGTACAGTGA
- a CDS encoding NADH:ubiquinone reductase (Na(+)-transporting) subunit D, translated as MSEYNKILKENVWYNNPVFVQILGICSALAVTNNLTNTFIMTIAVSLVTAFSSLTVSIIKGFIPRKVRMIVQTLIIAFYVIIVDIILRAYLPDISKALGPYVGLIITNCIIMGRAEGFAQSNGPIISFWDGFTSGLGYLVVLISVAFFRELLGFGTLFGIRVLPEGFMSWTIMLMAPSAFFMLAIFIWVAKGIMLRKEAK; from the coding sequence ATGAGTGAATATAACAAGATATTAAAAGAAAATGTTTGGTACAATAATCCTGTTTTTGTTCAAATATTAGGTATTTGTTCTGCTTTAGCTGTAACTAATAATCTTACAAATACATTTATTATGACAATAGCTGTTAGTTTAGTTACTGCTTTTTCTAGTTTAACAGTATCAATAATAAAAGGATTTATACCAAGAAAAGTTAGGATGATTGTTCAAACGTTAATCATTGCTTTTTATGTTATTATAGTTGATATTATTTTAAGGGCATATTTGCCCGATATTAGTAAGGCTTTAGGACCTTATGTCGGTTTAATAATAACAAATTGTATAATTATGGGAAGAGCTGAAGGATTTGCTCAATCTAATGGTCCAATAATATCATTTTGGGACGGTTTTACATCTGGATTGGGTTATTTAGTTGTTCTAATTTCAGTTGCTTTCTTTAGAGAATTACTTGGATTTGGCACCTTGTTTGGAATAAGAGTTTTACCTGAAGGATTTATGTCATGGACAATTATGTTGATGGCACCAAGTGCTTTTTTTATGTTAGCTATATTTATTTGGGTGGCTAAGGGGATTATGTTAAGAAAGGAGGCTAAATAA
- a CDS encoding FMN-binding protein, with protein sequence MKKDSKLYVVLFTFIVSFVFVFVLALANELTKEKVQINEELFQRKAILSAMGIEYNSDEEAYKLFDKKISKKKINDIDVYMSNVDGEDVYAVIFVGNGLWSTIRGVLAVNRDLTEIVGIDFITQSETPGLGGRIEEAWFKEQFKFEKIKDGKIEMIIGGTGKGDFDHENGKFEAITGATRTSESVANMINNYLTILKDLLGGEL encoded by the coding sequence ATGAAAAAAGATAGTAAATTATATGTAGTATTATTCACCTTTATAGTTTCATTTGTTTTTGTTTTTGTACTAGCCTTAGCAAATGAATTAACTAAAGAAAAAGTACAAATTAATGAAGAGTTATTTCAAAGGAAAGCGATTTTATCAGCAATGGGTATAGAATATAATTCTGATGAAGAAGCATATAAGCTTTTTGATAAAAAGATTTCAAAGAAAAAAATAAATGATATTGATGTATATATGTCAAATGTTGATGGAGAAGATGTATATGCAGTTATTTTTGTTGGAAATGGATTATGGAGTACAATTAGAGGTGTTTTAGCAGTAAATCGTGATTTAACAGAAATAGTTGGTATTGATTTTATTACTCAAAGTGAGACTCCAGGATTAGGCGGAAGAATTGAAGAAGCATGGTTTAAAGAGCAATTTAAATTTGAAAAAATCAAAGATGGAAAAATAGAAATGATTATTGGTGGGACAGGTAAAGGAGATTTTGATCATGAAAATGGTAAATTTGAAGCAATCACTGGAGCAACAAGAACATCAGAATCTGTAGCTAATATGATTAATAATTATTTAACAATATTAAAAGACCTCCTAGGAGGTGAATTATAA
- a CDS encoding RnfABCDGE type electron transport complex subunit D, translating to MMRRVLYALAPIYLFALYFYGVRLLILSVVVFAGGIFTEYIMEKRVNKKVSEAVLVTSMLFVLSLPPLTPWWIALIGIIFGVLFGKEVFGGFGRNPFNPAIVGRLFIYITFPNVMTYGWMKPGGFGIDVVTTATPLKIMRDSGETIDLLKAFFGFRSGSMGESFIFLIIIAAIYLIYTKTASWKIIVSTFLSATALTYIFYFAGFINFPLEFIMSGSLLFVTVFMATDPISGPKNQKAHWYYGLLIGTVTILIRTFSLFPEGTSFAVLLGNTFAPLMDELLAKKKVKK from the coding sequence ATGATGAGAAGAGTTTTGTATGCATTAGCCCCAATATATTTATTTGCTTTATATTTTTATGGGGTTCGATTGCTAATCCTAAGTGTGGTTGTTTTTGCTGGAGGTATTTTTACAGAATACATAATGGAAAAGAGAGTAAATAAAAAGGTTTCAGAAGCTGTTTTAGTAACATCTATGCTTTTTGTATTATCTCTGCCTCCGTTAACTCCTTGGTGGATTGCATTAATTGGAATTATTTTTGGAGTATTATTTGGTAAAGAGGTTTTTGGTGGGTTTGGAAGGAATCCTTTTAATCCTGCTATTGTTGGAAGATTATTTATCTACATAACATTTCCAAATGTCATGACATATGGATGGATGAAGCCGGGAGGTTTTGGTATTGATGTAGTAACAACAGCTACTCCATTAAAAATCATGAGAGATTCTGGGGAAACTATAGATTTGTTAAAGGCATTTTTTGGTTTTAGATCAGGATCTATGGGTGAAAGTTTTATTTTCTTAATTATTATAGCAGCAATTTATTTAATTTACACCAAAACTGCAAGTTGGAAAATTATTGTATCAACATTTTTAAGTGCAACTGCATTAACTTATATTTTTTATTTTGCAGGGTTTATTAATTTTCCATTAGAATTTATAATGTCTGGTAGTTTATTGTTTGTTACTGTTTTTATGGCTACTGATCCAATAAGTGGTCCAAAAAATCAAAAAGCACATTGGTATTATGGATTATTAATTGGTACAGTAACAATTTTAATTAGAACTTTTTCATTATTCCCAGAAGGAACGAGTTTTGCGGTGTTATTAGGTAATACATTTGCACCATTAATGGATGAATTATTAGCAAAAAAGAAGGTGAAAAAATGA
- a CDS encoding isocitrate/isopropylmalate family dehydrogenase: MEKIQILYIEGDGIGPYIMKSAMKVWNSAMDFIYKGKKKIIWKEIYAGKKAIEKFGTPLPEETIKLLKEFKIGIKGPLETQVGSGYRSLNVALRQELDLYACIRPVKYIKGINSPVKNPEKIDIIIFRENTEDVYCGIEWEENSEESNELIRILNKKFGTNLNKASIGIKPISEYKTKRLMRKAIEYAIKKNRKKITIVHKGNIMKYTEGNFRKWCYEVFNGFNNQINHLEINDIIADNMFQQLLLNPSNFDILITTNLNGDYLSDAASAQIGGVGLVPGANIGDKIALFEPTHGTAPGIKNPEMANPTSLILSGVMMFEYIGFNEVANLIKNSIEKTILDGYATIDISPKALSTNEYVDKIIENF, from the coding sequence ATGGAAAAAATTCAAATTTTATATATAGAAGGAGATGGGATAGGTCCATATATTATGAAATCAGCAATGAAAGTTTGGAATTCAGCAATGGATTTTATATATAAAGGTAAAAAGAAAATTATTTGGAAAGAAATATATGCAGGTAAAAAAGCAATAGAAAAATTTGGAACTCCTTTGCCGGAAGAAACAATAAAATTATTGAAAGAATTTAAAATAGGGATTAAGGGTCCTCTTGAAACACAAGTTGGAAGCGGATATAGAAGCTTAAATGTTGCTTTAAGACAAGAATTGGACTTATATGCATGTATAAGACCCGTTAAATATATAAAAGGTATAAATTCACCTGTAAAAAATCCAGAAAAAATTGACATTATTATATTTAGGGAAAATACAGAAGATGTATATTGTGGTATTGAATGGGAAGAAAATTCTGAAGAATCAAATGAATTAATAAGAATTTTGAATAAAAAATTTGGAACAAATTTAAACAAAGCATCAATTGGAATAAAACCAATTAGCGAATATAAAACTAAAAGACTTATGAGAAAAGCTATTGAGTATGCTATAAAGAAAAATAGAAAAAAAATAACTATAGTACATAAAGGGAATATAATGAAATATACAGAAGGAAACTTTAGAAAATGGTGCTATGAAGTTTTTAATGGATTTAATAATCAAATAAATCATCTTGAAATAAATGATATTATTGCAGATAATATGTTTCAACAATTATTGTTAAATCCTTCAAATTTTGACATATTAATAACAACCAATCTAAATGGAGATTATTTGTCTGATGCAGCATCTGCTCAAATTGGTGGTGTTGGACTTGTTCCAGGAGCTAATATAGGAGATAAAATTGCATTATTTGAACCAACACATGGTACAGCTCCAGGAATAAAAAATCCTGAAATGGCCAATCCAACTTCATTGATTTTATCTGGAGTTATGATGTTTGAATATATCGGATTTAATGAAGTCGCTAATTTGATTAAGAATTCAATTGAAAAAACAATTTTAGATGGGTATGCAACAATTGATATATCTCCTAAAGCCTTATCAACTAATGAATATGTGGATAAAATTATAGAGAATTTTTAA